The segment GGGGGGCCATGTATTTAATAAGGTGATTTGACGCAAGGGAAGGCCAGCTTGCGAATTTAAAGCAGGTTGATGTCGAATTGCGTTACCCTCCTCACCAATCAAAATACACAGAAGCTGTTCTCATGTTATGAAGTCTTCAGCTTGACTCATTCCATAGAAAAGCCCCTTCCAAGAAATTGGAGGGGGCTTCATATCGCATTGTTTATTGTGTAATAAATAGCTGGGTCCAATAATGTCCGTGGGAACCGCCTTTTACATAACCAACCCCGATGGTGTCAAAATTGGGATTCAGGATGTTTTCCCGGTGCCCCTGGCTGTTCATCCAACCCGTTACAACTTGTTGGGCAGTGGTTTGACCTGCGGCAATGTTTTCAGCGGCACTTTTAAATAATATGCCATGCTTCTTCATCATATCAAAGGGAGAGCCATAGGTGGGAGAGTCATGGGAAAAGTAATTTTTTTCTGCCATGTCCTTTGACTTCATTCTGGCTACTACTGACAGTTTGTCATCGGCCCGGAGAGGTTTCAAGTTGTGCTTGGCCCGTTCCTGGTTAACCAATTCCACTACTTCCCACTCAATGGATTGTAAAGCACTATCATCGTGATGGGGAACGCTGTTCTTTTCTTCGGAAGCGTCAGACGGACTGGATGAAGGTGGATTGGAGGGTCTGCTTTCGGAATCCTGTTCCGTTGGATTGTCAGAGGCAACTTGTTGCTTTGTCTTTTTGTCCGGAGACGGGGTTGTTCTTTTTTCCTCGATCCATTTGAATTGAATTCCGAGAAAGTAGTTGGATATGATTTGGTCAAGGCTATGGCCATTGGAATCTGCTGCCTGGGCTTCGTTGGTATCTAATATCATTCCTGTAACAAACAAGGTCAAAATGGTTATAATTGCAATAAGTTTATTGCCTATTTTCAGCAATGAAATCACCTCCAACATGGATAACGGCAGTTAGAAACCAATGGGTTTCGCTTTCAATGAAAAAGGAATATTTTTCTTTTATAAAGGGAAAATAGGCGGGATAAGGAGTTGATACCCCTTGTTTTTACATGGGATTCCACTTGTTTATTTCATCCAACAGTTTCCCTGTCTATCCTCTTCAGGAAAAGGCTTGCGCAAGTCACCAACCAAGCGGCGAGATGCTCGTCGTCTGTCGGAACTAGTGGGTTTTGAACCGGTTCATCTACTTCGTTCCACCAAAGAGTACGCTTTGTCAGAATGTGTTCGGGAATGTTTTCAGTTTGGAGACGTCGTCTTGGCTTTTCCCCATGTCGGATATCCTCGGGTTCAGTTGAGTCCTCGAGAGTGGGGAGTGCGTAATTTAAATGTTTTCGATGCGTCCTGGGCTGTTACCACTCGGATGGATGCCAAAAGATGGATACAACAACGAATGGAGAAATTTCCGGTTTTATATGTTCACCACAAAAATAACCGATTGGTGATGAACACCAACCGGCGGTTTTTTTATCCTTGACCATCGTCAATATAAAGTTCATGAGGAGTATCCAATACAGCAGCATATAACACCTTGTGAATATCCCGGATGCCTTTTTCATGCAGTTGTTGTTTCAACCAGTACTCATCCCGGTTGATTATTTTCAGATTACTCCGTTGAATTTGGCCGTCTACAATCAAGGAGAGGGCAATCCCCTTGTTTTTCATCTTAAGGTCCACGTCCCGGGGGGTTAACGGATAAAGATCATCCTTGGGCAGAACCGTTAATTCCCCGGTAGGTTCCAGGATGACATACTGTACCTCTCTTAAATCCCGATATCCTCTTGCACGAATATGAGCCAACAATTCGGAAATGGACGTTTCGCACCTTTGCAAATTGGCTTTAATGATTTTACCATGTTGCACCAGTATGGTCGGTTCTCCGAGTAAGAAGCGGTTTGTCCATTTATAAAGGGTTAATTTGGCATAAAGCAGGTGGATTACAGCGATCAAAAAAACGGCCAGCAAAGTCATCCACAGGTCGTCTACCAAGATGGGATTGGTGGCCAGGGCTGCCATCATGACGATAGCGACTAAGTCGTGGGGGGTTACTTTAAGCCGTGTTGACTTGCCCATGATATGAAGTCCGCCAACGGCTACCGTAAATAATAAAAATACTTTTCCTATATAGATCAGCATGATGTCACCACCTGAAAAGCATCAACCCGAATCCCTTCAGATTCGGGCACCTGCCTGCTCCAACAGAGTGATGGCTTTATCGTAATGTTCATCATCTGTAACAACTGTAACACATAGGTCTTCAGCCCCCCATTGGTGACTCCCGTCAGCCATTCCGCTGGATTCAACAGAGACTGCTTGTAAAATACCGGCATCTCGTCCGCTTACATTTC is part of the Kroppenstedtia pulmonis genome and harbors:
- a CDS encoding CAP domain-containing protein, whose protein sequence is MLKIGNKLIAIITILTLFVTGMILDTNEAQAADSNGHSLDQIISNYFLGIQFKWIEEKRTTPSPDKKTKQQVASDNPTEQDSESRPSNPPSSSPSDASEEKNSVPHHDDSALQSIEWEVVELVNQERAKHNLKPLRADDKLSVVARMKSKDMAEKNYFSHDSPTYGSPFDMMKKHGILFKSAAENIAAGQTTAQQVVTGWMNSQGHRENILNPNFDTIGVGYVKGGSHGHYWTQLFITQ
- a CDS encoding DUF421 domain-containing protein — its product is MLIYIGKVFLLFTVAVGGLHIMGKSTRLKVTPHDLVAIVMMAALATNPILVDDLWMTLLAVFLIAVIHLLYAKLTLYKWTNRFLLGEPTILVQHGKIIKANLQRCETSISELLAHIRARGYRDLREVQYVILEPTGELTVLPKDDLYPLTPRDVDLKMKNKGIALSLIVDGQIQRSNLKIINRDEYWLKQQLHEKGIRDIHKVLYAAVLDTPHELYIDDGQG